In one Nitrospirota bacterium genomic region, the following are encoded:
- a CDS encoding Crp/Fnr family transcriptional regulator, whose amino-acid sequence MPLLSCLSVADIEQISNKILIRKYKKDVVLVQHGSENKQLYMILTGKVKVNVINDDGKDVTIAVRGIGEYFGEMSLIDNQTTSATVIAVENTLVAIMSKNDFWLLVSSEPSFVHYLMTDLCSKVREANDIIKRLTYNKAEQRIKAMFQRLASKFVAQTPNGIKIEIQVTHQDIADMTGLFRETVTSVLAHWRKEGYILDVKKKYYYFNTKFFENDFIL is encoded by the coding sequence GTGCCGCTTTTATCCTGTCTAAGTGTTGCTGATATAGAACAGATATCTAATAAAATACTGATTAGAAAGTATAAGAAGGATGTAGTGCTTGTCCAGCACGGTAGTGAAAATAAACAACTGTACATGATTTTAACTGGCAAGGTTAAAGTAAATGTTATAAACGATGATGGGAAAGATGTAACGATTGCAGTAAGAGGTATCGGTGAATATTTTGGAGAAATGTCTCTGATTGATAATCAAACAACAAGCGCAACGGTAATTGCTGTGGAGAACACCCTTGTTGCAATTATGTCAAAAAATGATTTTTGGCTTTTGGTTAGTTCAGAACCCAGCTTTGTTCACTATTTAATGACGGATTTATGTTCAAAAGTAAGAGAAGCAAATGATATTATTAAAAGATTAACCTATAATAAGGCTGAACAGAGAATAAAAGCGATGTTTCAAAGGTTAGCAAGTAAATTTGTAGCACAAACCCCTAACGGAATCAAGATAGAAATTCAAGTAACCCATCAGGATATTGCTGATATGACAGGTTTGTTTCGCGAGACAGTCACATCAGTGCTGGCACATTGGAGAAAAGAAGGCTATATTTTGGATGTTAAAAAGAAATACTATTATTTTAACACAAAATTTTTTGAAAATGATTTTATTTTGTAG